Below is a window of Paremcibacter congregatus DNA.
ACTTCCAAAGATTTATTCCATCTTGAATTATCATAAATAAATACTTTGTCGGCCTCAAGAACCGCACGACGGATTAATTCCTGATTTCGTTCATATCTTTGCCGAATTTTTTCTTCCGGCACATTATGACCGCCCTCTTCAACCCGGCTCTTAACACGTGCTACGGATAAATTTGGACTGTGAACATTAATATGAACAACGACAATCTGAAATCCGCTCGCCTTGGCCTCAGTAATTAATTTCAATTTTGAAGAATGAGAAAAAGTGGTCTCGGTAATAAAACTTTTTTTGTTGGCAAGTAATTCCTGACGCCTCTGTTCTGCAATTTCTGCAGCTTTATAAGCCGCCACCATGGAATTATCTTTCAACTCGCTGCGCTGGATAATGTCCGCATTGATAAAG
It encodes the following:
- a CDS encoding zeta toxin family protein → MANKRKPTLYVIAGPNGAGKSTFYEIKMKPMLISTPFINADIIQRSELKDNSMVAAYKAAEIAEQRRQELLANKKSFITETTFSHSSKLKLITEAKASGFQIVVVHINVHSPNLSVARVKSRVEEGGHNVPEEKIRQRYERNQELIRRAVLEADKVFIYDNSRWNKSLEVSVGFDQGKIVKTSDNIPKWVRALYKSELKLCE